One genomic segment of Natrononativus amylolyticus includes these proteins:
- a CDS encoding thiamine ABC transporter substrate-binding protein, which translates to MNRRAFLRATGGAGAVALAGCVTRESDEEEPEPEEGDEGELRIATYSSFVDTEDAPGEWIREAFEEEYPDAELVWTTPEERVNHYIQQEEQGVTIEADVYVGLNVDDLARIDDQLGAGALFGELDRGRLEHAHRVQTGLEMGDPSGRVIPYDTGYISLVYDENEVETPETFDDLIDSEYESTLLAQSAQTSDPGQAFLLWTIHEFGEEDYLGYWSDLVANDVRILGDWSSSYEAYTNEERPMVVSYSTDQVFASAEGADMSRHQVAFLNDQGYANPEGMAIFEDTTHPDLAYAFVDFMLSEEAQAEIAVRNVQFPAVSEEYVDLPDDFDQYAHEPEEAVTMGYDDLRGNLEEWLDDWSREVIEQ; encoded by the coding sequence ATGAACAGACGGGCGTTTCTGCGGGCCACCGGCGGCGCCGGCGCGGTCGCGCTGGCGGGCTGTGTCACCCGCGAAAGCGACGAAGAGGAGCCCGAACCCGAGGAGGGCGACGAGGGTGAGCTTCGGATCGCCACCTACAGCTCGTTCGTCGACACCGAAGACGCTCCCGGCGAGTGGATCAGGGAGGCGTTCGAGGAGGAGTACCCAGACGCGGAACTCGTCTGGACGACGCCCGAAGAGCGGGTGAACCACTACATCCAGCAGGAAGAACAGGGCGTCACCATCGAGGCCGACGTCTACGTCGGATTGAACGTCGACGACCTCGCGCGCATCGACGACCAGCTCGGCGCCGGCGCGCTGTTCGGCGAACTCGACCGGGGACGCCTCGAGCACGCCCACCGCGTCCAGACGGGCCTCGAGATGGGGGACCCGAGCGGCCGGGTGATTCCCTACGACACCGGCTACATCAGCCTGGTGTACGACGAGAACGAAGTCGAGACGCCGGAGACGTTCGACGATCTGATCGACTCCGAGTACGAGAGCACGCTGCTGGCCCAGAGCGCCCAGACCTCCGATCCGGGACAGGCGTTCCTGCTGTGGACGATTCACGAGTTCGGGGAGGAGGACTACCTCGGCTACTGGAGCGACCTGGTCGCAAACGACGTTCGAATCCTCGGCGACTGGTCGAGTTCCTACGAGGCCTACACCAACGAGGAGCGCCCGATGGTCGTCTCCTACTCGACCGATCAGGTGTTCGCGAGCGCCGAAGGTGCGGACATGAGCCGCCACCAGGTCGCCTTTCTGAACGACCAGGGGTACGCCAACCCCGAGGGGATGGCGATCTTCGAGGACACCACGCACCCCGACCTGGCCTACGCGTTCGTCGACTTCATGCTCTCGGAGGAGGCTCAGGCCGAGATCGCGGTCCGAAACGTCCAGTTCCCCGCCGTCTCCGAGGAGTACGTCGATCTGCCCGACGACTTCGACCAGTACGCCCACGAGCCCGAGGAGGCGGTGACGATGGGGTACGACGACCTCCGCGGAAATCTCGAGGAGTGGCTCGACGACTGGTCCCGGGAGGTCATCGAGCAGTAA
- a CDS encoding GNAT family N-acetyltransferase: MRLSSRTRTTLQQYWGDRLGISSEAFTRNGVSVGTTAHGGVHLFCFDETLIISVPTPLQSIAEHRTHSLENLDTSNRAEIVEWFGNFDTIETVLGPAFWGYTDQGVFNSIESDARILVTADDSAYDAFRSVVSEDDWDNGGPSFVSGETVGLFVEGKLVAVSGYEVWDELIAHISVVTHPEYRGNGYGQAVVSRATETALTEGLLPQYRTLDAWPWSVALAQKLGYTRFATGYFGVGGQ, encoded by the coding sequence GTGAGACTGAGTTCCCGCACTCGTACAACGCTCCAACAATATTGGGGTGACCGTCTTGGTATTTCATCTGAGGCATTCACGCGGAATGGCGTATCAGTTGGCACGACTGCACACGGTGGAGTACATCTGTTTTGTTTCGATGAGACTCTGATTATCAGTGTTCCAACCCCACTTCAGAGTATAGCTGAACACCGAACTCATAGCCTAGAAAACCTCGATACCTCCAATCGGGCTGAAATTGTAGAGTGGTTCGGTAACTTCGATACTATCGAGACTGTGCTTGGTCCAGCGTTCTGGGGATATACCGACCAAGGGGTGTTCAACTCTATAGAATCCGATGCTCGTATTCTTGTCACCGCTGACGATTCTGCCTATGATGCATTCCGGAGTGTTGTTTCTGAAGACGACTGGGACAATGGCGGGCCGAGTTTCGTTTCCGGGGAAACAGTCGGCCTTTTTGTTGAGGGCAAACTTGTTGCAGTGTCAGGATACGAGGTGTGGGATGAATTGATCGCACATATTTCGGTCGTAACCCATCCGGAGTACCGAGGGAATGGCTATGGTCAAGCAGTTGTGTCACGAGCAACTGAAACAGCCCTTACTGAAGGTCTCCTCCCTCAATATCGCACCTTAGATGCATGGCCGTGGTCAGTCGCACTCGCTCAGAAACTCGGATATACACGGTTTGCGACGGGGTATTTTGGCGTCGGTGGGCAGTAA
- a CDS encoding ATP-dependent DNA helicase has product MSDWRAVFGHDTPYDEQVDGIETAVDTAREGGYTVIEGACGTGKTMIALTAGIDLVRDPDTDFERVFVLTSVKQQLRQFETDLETINANLPADWKPVSGLTLVGKADVCPYNRENAGGIDDGNVYDRCETLRDRTRDLTGEGGSTTAGALVSQARSQQIGLADSGSRSTAGQYLETAGEPTPYPPEIPEYSEGGPVGSEVEYCPFYAQYLEDLPEDEGHASEAVPFDFTEAGLITPEDLVAESVRHGTCPHSVMGALLGSVEVVIGNYYHAFDPTTTAAFTGALLDESTFVVCDEAHMLEPRVRDLVSDGVADATLRDAETELSRVLQPIRDDRRGNRTQGGSKTADADLVRAELNDTDVSIEELRRTLEFLQDLRGELDRRVRAHLDEEFPNWEADLTSLEDAEIPLRDPAEPAEDEISEWATRAGFSDAVWVRAETVGAVVERILNEAEDEEKSRAAPAVGRLFGEWYRQGHTDYFREIELERTWDDTEPADSWRRAYTARLALYNCVPSDAIGARLAEFGGGVLMSATLEPMDAFTEVTGLQYLELEDGRPVAERQYGLHFPEENRESFAVSLPKFTYGNRGPPHEENPTRTTYADALAKVAHVPGNVLVGMPSYGEAEWAAGVLEDRLEKPVLLDASSGDEATESLKDEFFAGGGKVLVTSLRGTLTEGVDYSGDRLTAAVICGVPIVNTSSPRTKAVRRAYDDEFGDGFAYALTVPAVRKARQAIGRVIRSPEDVGVRVLLDERYARDSWDSVREYLPDDDEFQPVSPDMLEFGLERFRSRLE; this is encoded by the coding sequence ATGAGCGACTGGCGAGCGGTGTTCGGTCACGACACGCCCTACGACGAGCAGGTCGACGGCATCGAGACCGCCGTCGACACCGCGCGCGAGGGCGGCTACACCGTGATCGAGGGGGCCTGCGGGACCGGAAAGACGATGATCGCCCTCACCGCCGGCATCGACCTCGTTCGCGACCCCGACACCGACTTCGAGCGCGTGTTCGTGCTCACGAGCGTCAAACAGCAGCTGCGCCAGTTCGAGACCGACCTCGAGACGATCAACGCGAACCTCCCGGCCGACTGGAAGCCGGTCTCGGGGCTCACCCTCGTCGGCAAGGCCGACGTCTGCCCGTACAACCGCGAGAACGCGGGCGGCATCGACGACGGGAACGTCTACGATCGCTGTGAGACCCTGCGCGATCGAACCCGTGACCTCACGGGAGAGGGCGGCTCGACGACCGCCGGCGCGCTCGTCAGCCAGGCGCGCAGCCAGCAGATCGGCCTCGCCGATAGCGGGAGTCGGTCGACGGCAGGACAATACCTCGAGACGGCGGGCGAGCCAACGCCCTACCCCCCTGAGATTCCCGAGTACAGCGAGGGCGGCCCCGTCGGCAGCGAGGTCGAGTACTGTCCGTTCTACGCCCAGTATCTCGAGGACCTCCCCGAGGACGAGGGACACGCCTCCGAGGCGGTGCCGTTCGATTTCACCGAGGCGGGGCTGATCACCCCCGAGGACCTCGTCGCCGAGTCGGTTCGCCACGGCACCTGCCCCCACTCGGTGATGGGTGCCCTTTTGGGATCGGTCGAGGTCGTCATCGGGAACTACTACCACGCCTTCGACCCGACCACGACGGCGGCGTTCACCGGAGCGCTGCTCGACGAGTCGACGTTCGTCGTCTGTGACGAGGCGCACATGCTCGAGCCTCGCGTGCGCGACCTGGTCAGCGACGGCGTGGCCGACGCGACCCTGAGAGACGCGGAAACAGAACTCTCTCGGGTGCTCCAGCCGATCCGGGACGACCGGCGGGGCAACCGGACCCAGGGCGGGTCGAAGACCGCCGACGCCGACCTCGTGCGCGCGGAGTTGAACGACACCGACGTCTCGATCGAGGAACTTCGCCGGACCCTCGAGTTCCTCCAGGATCTGCGGGGGGAACTCGACCGGCGGGTGCGCGCCCACCTCGACGAGGAGTTCCCGAACTGGGAGGCGGATCTGACGAGCCTCGAGGACGCGGAGATTCCGCTGCGGGATCCGGCCGAACCGGCGGAAGACGAGATTAGCGAGTGGGCCACCCGCGCTGGCTTCAGCGACGCGGTCTGGGTGCGTGCCGAAACCGTCGGCGCCGTCGTCGAGCGGATTCTGAACGAGGCGGAGGATGAGGAGAAGAGCCGCGCGGCCCCCGCCGTGGGCCGGCTGTTCGGGGAGTGGTACCGCCAGGGCCACACGGACTACTTCCGGGAGATCGAACTCGAACGCACCTGGGACGACACCGAACCGGCCGACTCTTGGCGGCGCGCGTACACCGCCCGGCTCGCCCTCTATAACTGCGTTCCGAGCGACGCCATCGGCGCCCGCCTCGCCGAGTTCGGCGGCGGCGTCCTGATGAGCGCGACCCTCGAGCCGATGGACGCCTTCACCGAAGTGACGGGGCTCCAGTATCTGGAACTCGAGGACGGCCGCCCCGTCGCCGAACGCCAGTACGGACTCCACTTCCCCGAAGAGAACCGGGAGAGCTTCGCAGTATCGCTCCCGAAGTTCACCTACGGCAACCGGGGACCGCCACACGAGGAGAACCCGACGCGAACCACATACGCCGACGCCCTCGCGAAGGTCGCCCACGTCCCCGGCAACGTCCTCGTCGGGATGCCCAGCTACGGCGAGGCCGAGTGGGCCGCGGGCGTTCTCGAGGACCGCCTCGAGAAGCCCGTCCTGCTCGACGCCTCGAGCGGCGACGAGGCGACCGAATCCCTCAAGGACGAGTTCTTCGCGGGCGGGGGGAAGGTGCTCGTCACCAGCCTCCGGGGAACGCTCACCGAGGGCGTCGACTACAGCGGGGATCGCCTGACGGCGGCGGTGATCTGCGGGGTGCCGATCGTCAACACCTCGAGTCCCCGGACGAAAGCGGTTCGGCGAGCCTACGACGACGAGTTCGGGGACGGCTTCGCCTACGCGCTCACGGTCCCGGCGGTCCGAAAAGCGCGGCAGGCGATCGGGCGGGTAATCCGCTCGCCGGAGGACGTCGGCGTCCGGGTGCTCTTGGACGAGCGCTACGCCCGCGACAGCTGGGACTCGGTGCGCGAATACCTCCCCGACGACGACGAGTTCCAGCCGGTGAGCCCGGACATGCTCGAGTTCGGCCTCGAGCGGTTTCGAAGTCGGCTCGAGTGA
- a CDS encoding M55 family metallopeptidase, with amino-acid sequence MRVFISADMEGVSGIAAPEDVSKGEPEYGRGTELMAADVNAAIDGALESGADEILVNDSHSTMRNLEAGALREEARLIRGGSKPRSMMQGLTADHDVAFFVGYHAMAGTPGAVLNHTYYAHELVSLHVDGREVGELGYNAALARALGVPVGLVTGDDKTALEAEAELEDVETAVVKEGVYRFAADCLPLEAARREIREAAATAVERARSGDFDQPDRPQSATVEAAWATTNLARAAARADGVERSDGRTTRVERESYLDAFDAATAMLGSAAGNRSEHFG; translated from the coding sequence ATGCGCGTATTCATCTCCGCCGACATGGAGGGCGTGTCGGGCATCGCGGCGCCAGAGGACGTCTCGAAGGGCGAACCGGAGTACGGCCGGGGCACGGAACTGATGGCTGCCGACGTCAACGCGGCGATAGACGGCGCCCTCGAGTCCGGTGCAGACGAAATTCTCGTCAACGACTCCCACTCGACGATGCGAAACCTCGAGGCGGGAGCCCTGCGGGAGGAGGCACGGCTGATCCGCGGGGGGTCGAAGCCGCGGTCGATGATGCAGGGGCTCACCGCGGACCACGACGTCGCCTTCTTCGTCGGCTACCACGCGATGGCCGGAACGCCGGGAGCGGTGCTCAACCACACCTACTACGCCCACGAACTCGTTTCGTTGCACGTCGACGGTCGCGAGGTGGGCGAACTCGGCTACAACGCCGCCCTGGCCCGCGCGCTCGGCGTTCCCGTGGGGCTGGTCACCGGCGACGACAAGACCGCGCTCGAGGCCGAGGCCGAACTCGAGGACGTCGAGACCGCCGTCGTCAAGGAAGGCGTCTACCGGTTCGCCGCGGACTGTCTCCCGCTCGAGGCCGCCCGCCGAGAGATCCGCGAAGCGGCGGCGACGGCCGTCGAGCGCGCGCGAAGCGGCGATTTCGACCAGCCGGACAGGCCGCAGTCGGCGACCGTCGAGGCGGCGTGGGCGACGACGAACCTGGCGCGGGCGGCCGCGCGGGCCGACGGCGTCGAGCGCTCCGACGGCCGGACGACCCGCGTCGAGCGCGAGAGTTATCTGGACGCGTTCGACGCGGCGACCGCGATGCTCGGCTCCGCGGCGGGCAACCGATCGGAGCACTTCGGCTGA
- a CDS encoding DUF1684 domain-containing protein — protein MSDDAAFDSERWRAELEEKRAEKEEFFADHPQSPVPPEDRDGFEGLEFFEPDPQYRVRATVSLADDPAADPVYMETTTGGEVRYLRTVTLAFDLERDDPDLADGTFELSGYEQEGSAAGTLFVPFRDKTTGQQTYEGGRYMELSADDDLTGGDEIVLDFNLAYTPFCAFSEAFECPLPPAENWLEVAIPAGEQFE, from the coding sequence ATGAGCGACGACGCGGCGTTCGACTCGGAGCGCTGGCGCGCCGAACTCGAGGAGAAGCGCGCCGAGAAGGAGGAGTTCTTCGCCGACCACCCCCAGTCGCCGGTGCCGCCCGAAGACCGCGACGGGTTCGAGGGGCTCGAGTTCTTCGAGCCCGACCCCCAGTACCGGGTTCGGGCGACGGTTTCGCTGGCCGACGATCCGGCCGCCGACCCCGTCTACATGGAGACGACGACGGGCGGAGAGGTGCGCTATCTTCGGACCGTGACCCTCGCGTTCGACCTCGAGCGCGACGATCCCGACCTCGCAGACGGCACGTTCGAGCTCTCGGGGTACGAACAGGAGGGGTCGGCGGCGGGAACGCTGTTCGTCCCCTTCCGGGACAAGACGACGGGTCAACAGACCTACGAGGGCGGTCGTTACATGGAGCTCTCCGCAGACGACGACCTGACCGGTGGCGACGAGATCGTTCTCGACTTCAACCTCGCGTACACGCCCTTCTGTGCGTTCAGCGAGGCGTTCGAGTGTCCGCTCCCGCCGGCGGAGAACTGGCTCGAGGTGGCGATTCCCGCCGGCGAGCAGTTCGAGTAG
- a CDS encoding class I SAM-dependent methyltransferase, producing the protein MSVREEFDAWAADGRDRGMEERHWHTAKHALARMPVEAGETVLDLGCGSGYAGRALCDTKNAGRVYGLDGAPEMTRNAASYTDDPRVGYVVGDFGSLPFAADSIDHVWTMEAFYYAADPHETLEEITRVLRPGGTVYCAVNYYEENVHSHEWQEYISVEMTRWSRAEYREAFREAGLHVAEQDNVPDREIAIPAEAEFPTEKWDTREEMVERYREFGTLLTVGVAP; encoded by the coding sequence ATGAGCGTTCGCGAGGAGTTCGACGCCTGGGCCGCAGACGGCCGCGACAGAGGAATGGAAGAGCGCCACTGGCACACGGCCAAACACGCGCTCGCGCGAATGCCCGTCGAGGCCGGCGAGACGGTGCTCGACCTCGGCTGTGGCAGCGGCTACGCCGGGCGCGCGCTGTGCGACACCAAGAACGCGGGCCGCGTCTACGGTCTCGACGGCGCGCCCGAGATGACGCGCAATGCCGCGAGCTACACCGACGATCCGCGGGTCGGCTACGTCGTCGGCGACTTCGGGTCGCTTCCATTCGCCGCCGACTCGATCGACCACGTCTGGACGATGGAGGCCTTTTACTACGCGGCAGATCCGCACGAGACGCTCGAGGAGATCACTCGCGTCCTCCGACCTGGTGGCACCGTCTACTGCGCCGTCAACTACTACGAGGAGAACGTCCACTCCCACGAGTGGCAGGAGTACATCTCCGTCGAGATGACCCGCTGGAGTCGGGCGGAGTACCGCGAGGCGTTCCGGGAGGCGGGACTTCACGTCGCCGAACAGGACAACGTTCCGGACCGGGAGATCGCGATTCCCGCCGAGGCCGAGTTCCCGACCGAAAAGTGGGACACCCGCGAGGAGATGGTCGAGCGCTACCGCGAGTTCGGCACGCTTCTCACTGTGGGCGTCGCACCCTGA
- a CDS encoding extracellular solute-binding protein translates to MDATDDRQSGPTIGRRRLLASSTLALGAVAGLAGCLGESGDENSDDHSGSTEDDTDGGSSDGPVDDDYPTVSPEGTSWDDLEPLSGSLAIYSGRTADQIEPVLREIETLYDDFTLEVRYGDSSGMVGQIVEEGDNSPADLFYTQDSGTLGALKARGRTAPLTEDVLETVPEEYRDPDGTWTGVSGRTRCVAYNTDVWEADELPDDIFAYAEDDRFDGEMGWRVDSGSFLSFIRAMMLEYGEEDTREWIEGLQERGITNNEGGSTTPQAIADGELSIGFVNHYYVGRHLDDNPNAPMSVTFTDGDIGSLFNVSGVAPIDTAEDLDLVRNFVRHLLTLEGQEFFVDTNAEYAVIPAVEYDRGDVPEQDELAVPSFDLNELADVEPAQDLLRDTGVL, encoded by the coding sequence ATGGACGCGACCGACGACCGACAGTCCGGCCCGACGATCGGCCGACGACGACTCCTCGCCAGTTCGACGCTCGCACTCGGCGCAGTCGCGGGACTCGCCGGCTGTCTCGGGGAAAGCGGCGACGAAAATAGCGACGACCACAGCGGATCCACCGAAGACGACACCGACGGCGGTTCGTCCGACGGTCCCGTCGACGACGACTATCCGACCGTCAGCCCCGAGGGAACCTCCTGGGACGATCTCGAGCCCCTCTCCGGCTCGCTCGCGATCTACTCCGGACGGACCGCAGACCAGATCGAGCCCGTCCTCCGGGAGATCGAGACACTGTACGACGACTTCACACTCGAGGTTCGCTACGGTGACTCCTCGGGGATGGTGGGCCAGATCGTCGAGGAGGGGGATAACTCGCCCGCGGACCTGTTCTACACGCAGGACTCCGGCACTCTCGGCGCGCTCAAAGCCCGGGGACGGACGGCGCCGCTGACCGAGGACGTCCTCGAGACGGTCCCCGAGGAGTACCGCGACCCCGACGGCACGTGGACGGGCGTCTCCGGGCGGACTCGGTGTGTCGCCTACAACACCGACGTCTGGGAGGCCGACGAGCTGCCGGACGACATCTTCGCGTACGCCGAGGACGACCGCTTCGACGGCGAGATGGGCTGGCGCGTCGACTCCGGTTCGTTCCTCTCGTTCATCCGCGCGATGATGCTCGAGTACGGTGAGGAGGACACCCGCGAGTGGATCGAGGGGCTGCAAGAGCGGGGAATTACGAACAACGAGGGCGGCTCGACGACCCCGCAGGCGATCGCCGACGGCGAGCTCTCGATCGGCTTCGTCAACCACTACTACGTCGGCCGACACCTCGACGACAACCCGAACGCGCCGATGAGCGTCACGTTCACCGACGGCGACATCGGCTCGCTGTTCAACGTCTCCGGCGTCGCTCCGATCGACACCGCGGAGGACCTCGACCTCGTCCGCAACTTCGTCCGCCACCTGCTCACCCTCGAGGGCCAGGAGTTCTTCGTCGACACCAACGCCGAGTACGCCGTGATCCCCGCCGTCGAGTACGACCGCGGCGACGTTCCGGAACAGGACGAACTCGCCGTCCCCTCGTTCGACCTGAACGAGCTCGCCGACGTCGAACCCGCTCAGGACCTCCTGCGGGACACCGGCGTGCTCTGA
- a CDS encoding ABC transporter permease, with translation MVFPLTWIFLRALEVDPGRAGAILFRPRSLEIVANSLLLMAGVTALSVLLGVPLAWLTVRTDLPFARFWTVVVALPLAIPSYLGALAYIAAFGPHGQLQSLLEPLGVDSLPEIYGLGGAILVITLYTYPYVYLTTRAALKTFDTTLVDAARTLEAGYRETFRRVTLPQIRPAITAGALLVALYAVSDFGTPAFMRLDVFTRQIYVEYRGWNLDYAAMLSIQLIVLTVFILALESRVRGRERLYTESGGGHGGGHTVELGAWRLPATAFCALVMVATLVLPVAVFGSWLAGGATSDVAAYQFQWEYALNSTYVSAAAAVVAGIAALPVAYLAARYRSRLSELFERATYVGYAVPGIVIGLALVFFGANYAGVLYQTLPLLIFAYVVRFMPQSVGSTRTAILQVNPKLVEASRTLGRGHVETFRSVTLPLIAPGILAGAALVFLTTMKELPATLLLRPTGFETLVTHIWRAEEAAYMSHAAIPAIVILLVSGLSMVIILRQER, from the coding sequence ATGGTCTTCCCGCTGACCTGGATCTTCCTCCGGGCTCTCGAGGTCGACCCCGGCCGGGCCGGCGCGATCCTGTTCCGGCCGCGCTCGCTCGAGATCGTCGCCAACAGCCTGCTGCTCATGGCCGGCGTCACGGCGCTGTCGGTGCTGCTCGGCGTTCCGCTCGCGTGGCTCACCGTCAGAACCGACCTGCCGTTCGCCCGGTTCTGGACCGTCGTCGTCGCCCTGCCGCTGGCGATTCCGAGCTACCTCGGCGCGCTCGCCTACATCGCCGCCTTCGGCCCGCACGGCCAGTTGCAGTCGCTGCTCGAACCCCTCGGCGTCGACTCGCTGCCGGAGATCTACGGCCTCGGCGGCGCCATCCTCGTCATCACCCTCTACACCTACCCCTACGTCTACCTCACGACCCGCGCCGCGTTGAAGACGTTCGATACGACCCTCGTCGACGCCGCACGCACGCTCGAGGCGGGCTACCGCGAGACGTTCCGCCGGGTGACTCTCCCACAGATCCGCCCGGCGATCACCGCCGGCGCGCTGCTCGTCGCCCTCTACGCCGTCTCTGACTTCGGAACGCCCGCGTTCATGCGACTCGACGTCTTCACCCGGCAGATCTACGTCGAGTACCGCGGCTGGAACCTCGATTACGCCGCGATGCTCTCGATCCAGCTGATCGTCCTCACCGTCTTCATACTGGCACTCGAGTCGCGCGTCCGCGGCCGCGAGCGGCTGTACACCGAGTCCGGTGGCGGTCACGGGGGCGGTCACACCGTCGAACTCGGCGCGTGGCGCCTGCCGGCCACGGCGTTCTGTGCGCTGGTCATGGTCGCGACGCTCGTGCTCCCGGTCGCCGTCTTCGGCTCGTGGCTCGCCGGCGGGGCGACGAGCGACGTCGCGGCTTACCAGTTCCAGTGGGAGTACGCACTCAACTCGACGTACGTCTCCGCTGCGGCGGCGGTCGTCGCCGGCATCGCCGCGCTCCCCGTCGCCTACCTGGCCGCCCGCTACCGCTCCCGACTCAGCGAGCTGTTCGAGCGGGCGACGTACGTCGGCTACGCCGTCCCCGGTATCGTCATCGGACTCGCGCTCGTCTTCTTCGGCGCGAACTACGCAGGGGTGCTCTACCAGACGCTGCCGCTGTTGATCTTCGCCTACGTCGTGCGGTTTATGCCTCAGTCGGTCGGCTCGACGCGGACCGCCATCCTCCAGGTGAACCCGAAGCTCGTCGAAGCCTCGCGCACCCTCGGGCGCGGGCACGTCGAGACGTTCCGGTCGGTGACCCTGCCGCTGATCGCGCCGGGGATCCTCGCCGGCGCGGCGCTCGTCTTCCTGACGACGATGAAGGAGCTCCCGGCGACGCTACTGTTGCGCCCGACCGGGTTCGAGACGCTCGTCACGCACATCTGGCGGGCCGAGGAAGCCGCCTACATGAGCCACGCCGCGATTCCCGCGATCGTCATCCTCCTCGTTTCGGGGCTGTCGATGGTCATCATCCTCCGCCAGGAGCGGTGA
- a CDS encoding DUF7090 family protein, whose product MEYSLEIDGTPETVPGGTSVLLLHPSTGETDRIDTDFLKTDTDSFLVVSTRTTAREVRQKLEYYDVDESRAEILDTLSIERGYSRRSSANVHYVSAPDNLDAIVEHVEGFLEAHDGKLRVSFDSITELAYYAGEEPTLEATKRILELLEAHDAVGLFHLSDEVHDERVVDDFRALFDGVIDLHEDDTVDVEF is encoded by the coding sequence ATGGAGTATTCACTCGAAATCGACGGGACGCCGGAGACAGTCCCTGGGGGAACCAGCGTTCTTCTCTTGCATCCGAGCACGGGCGAGACGGACCGCATCGACACCGACTTTCTGAAGACCGACACCGACTCCTTCCTCGTCGTTTCCACCCGAACGACCGCCCGCGAAGTGCGCCAGAAACTCGAGTACTACGACGTCGACGAGTCCCGCGCGGAGATCCTCGACACGTTGAGCATCGAACGCGGCTACTCCCGGCGCTCGAGTGCGAACGTCCACTACGTCTCCGCACCCGACAACTTAGACGCCATCGTCGAACACGTCGAGGGGTTCCTCGAGGCACACGACGGCAAGCTCCGGGTGAGCTTCGACTCGATCACCGAACTCGCCTACTACGCGGGCGAGGAGCCCACACTCGAGGCGACCAAGCGGATCCTGGAACTGCTCGAAGCACACGACGCGGTCGGCCTCTTTCATCTCTCCGACGAGGTCCACGACGAGCGCGTCGTCGACGACTTCCGGGCGCTGTTCGACGGCGTCATCGACCTCCACGAGGACGACACCGTCGACGTCGAGTTCTAG
- a CDS encoding DUF7089 family protein — protein MFETRALSSSADAVRQAHAPAALVLDTERDFETLPPAVAEELGVLVDGLAPSSYPAAWLPEDAPRLLARYASGEFTIGMPGDGSVAWTRQTDPPVVLVKPRVQGSPEAFIDFLVAEALVQVGLEVPEHFIGFFEDRYRELDAAVPLDPNATYQIAAALYDGWVGLHTRAVFADWEDDRPALFDAWRDAGSRLEGRVSALPSAVARGETDFADATELACSAIKHGIDLPAPFAALETTAYADHGAAYAVRWAEKTFDALAE, from the coding sequence ATGTTCGAGACGCGAGCGCTCTCGAGTTCCGCTGACGCGGTCCGGCAAGCCCACGCCCCGGCTGCGCTCGTTCTCGACACCGAACGGGATTTTGAGACGCTCCCGCCGGCAGTCGCCGAGGAGCTGGGAGTGCTCGTCGACGGGCTCGCGCCGTCGAGCTATCCCGCGGCGTGGCTGCCGGAGGACGCGCCGCGGCTGCTCGCGCGCTACGCGAGCGGCGAGTTCACCATCGGAATGCCCGGCGACGGCAGCGTCGCCTGGACCCGCCAGACCGACCCGCCGGTGGTGCTGGTGAAACCGCGCGTCCAGGGGTCGCCGGAGGCGTTCATCGACTTCCTCGTCGCGGAGGCGCTCGTGCAGGTCGGCCTCGAGGTCCCCGAACACTTCATCGGCTTCTTCGAGGACCGCTACCGGGAGCTCGACGCGGCCGTCCCCCTCGACCCGAACGCCACCTACCAGATCGCCGCCGCGCTGTACGACGGCTGGGTCGGGTTGCACACGCGGGCGGTCTTCGCGGACTGGGAGGACGACCGTCCGGCGCTCTTCGACGCCTGGCGGGACGCCGGTTCGCGGCTCGAGGGACGGGTCTCCGCGCTCCCGAGCGCGGTCGCCCGCGGCGAGACCGACTTCGCCGACGCGACGGAGCTCGCCTGTAGCGCGATCAAACACGGGATCGACCTGCCCGCGCCGTTCGCCGCACTCGAAACGACGGCCTACGCGGACCACGGCGCCGCCTACGCGGTTCGCTGGGCCGAGAAGACGTTCGACGCACTGGCGGAGTGA